The following is a genomic window from Rhodothermus profundi.
ATAGAGCGTACCACGGGACCATCAGAGCCGGGCGGAGCCTGATGAAAATGAGCGGCCTGAATAGGACCAGTCAGCCCATCGACCGTAATCACGAACTGGAGTCCTGCATCGGTCAGGGCCAGGGCAGCCGTTCCGTGGCCGTTGCTGGTAACCGTACCGGTTTCCTGTTCCGGAGTCAGCACAGCCGAGAAAAAAGTCTGAGCCTGTGCAGGAGCGACAAATAGGAGCAGCCAGGCTCCCAGGACGTAGCAGGTGCGCATCGTTTAATAGCGATTGGGTGAAGGGGGGATTTGTTGGGAAAAGTACCTGAGCAGCGTCGAATGCCTATTCGACGAGGAACGGTGTGGAAAAAAAGGTCTTGCCGGCCTATCTCATACGCATCACGCTTTACTGCACGCCTTCTTCGCAATGCCGCAATCCCTGAAATCCCCTTCTCCGAGAGGAAGCAACAAACTTTTTTCGACCTGCGAAGCCGCGCTGACAGGCTGCCGCTATGAAACAGGCCGCCTCAGGCTTTCTCGTTGTATTCCCTCTTTACTTCCGAGCTCACGCCCTCGGGCTCGCCGATCGCCTTGCCTGTTACGGTTTTCTCTGCGAGAAAAAGCACGTTCTTTCGTTGAGTGAGGGATCAGCAAGCTTGGCGCAAACAGGAATGCGCCCGCATTCCTGCACTAGAGCCGCTCCCTTCCAGAGGGGAGGAGGGCTAACCCGCCTCCACCAGATTTCCAGCAGTGTTTCCCCGCAGCCCGCTGAGAGCAAGTTCGTTTGATATTGGCTTTGTCCCCATGCTGGTTCGGTTACCCCTCCACAGGCGGATGTTGTCAGTCGAGGGGAGCCACAGCGTGTAGTCGTTGTCCAGGGCAAAATTGCTTCCCCCTGAGAAGGCCGGCAGAGGAGAGACCTGAGCATGCGGCTTTCCTCTTTGGCTGCTGGGTCTGCCTGACCCAGCTCCGGGTACTGAGTTTGGGCTTGACAGTCCATGCTTGTTGCCTTTCCTTCCTGTCCACGGCAATGCGAGGGCCACTCTCTGCACTACCGTTCTTCGTCTGGTCTGAACCGCTCCGCCACCTGAAACGAAAGGCTGCTATGCGACCAATACGCCTTATCCTTCGGGTGCTGCTGCAGGGATTCTGGCTGATTTTTCCAACGGCAGTGCTTCAGGCTCAACCTCTTCCCCTCTTTGAAGTCCAGGCTGTGGTCATAGATGCCTTGCCATCTCAGGTTCGACAGCGCTGGCAGGTGTTGCAACGCCTGCCTATGGTCAGCCGCCTCCAGGTGGTACGTCTGCCTGCGCAACTCTGGCATTATCGTTCCTTTACGTTGGCAGTGGATGCGGCCGGTCGTCTGGTGCCCGGCCGTACGGGGAGCGCAGAGCTGACGGTGCGGCGCGGAGCACTTTCGGTACTTTCAGAAGAGGCAGTGGCCTGGAATGGGCAGATCTATGCGGGGGCAGAGCGGGTCGGGGAGGTGTCGTTGGTGGTGTTGCGGACGGGGGCCGTCACCGGGCAGGTGGTGCTGGGTAGTCAGGAGTACTGGGTGCGGCCGCTGGGTGGGAGACTGCATGCGCTGGCAACAATCGACCCGAGCAAGTATCCGCGGCAGCGTCGCGGACGTCTCTTGTATGCTGGAGGGAAGCGTGCTCGTGCGGAAAAGCAGATCGACACAGCAGGGACTAGACTGGTACAGGAAACAACGCGGCTCCAGGCACGGTGCGGTCCAGGGATTGTACGGGTGCTGGTATTGTACACGCCGGAGGCAGCGCAGGGGCGGGACATTGATGGGATCATCTACGCGGCGATTAACGATGCGAATCAGGCGTATCGAAACAGCCAGATCCACAACCTTGAGCTCCGCCTGGCTCATAAACAATTATTCAGCTTTGAGGTGACAGGATACTACCCCGACGATGATGCTAAAGCTCTTTCTCAGGACCCACGGGCGCAGGCGTTGCGGGATCAGCATGAGGCGGATGTGGTGGTGCTGTTGATCGATTCAGCGCGCAACGAGTGGGGTCGGGGAGTGCTGGGGGCCGTTCCGAAAGAAGCGATTCTGCTTCATGGGAGTTCTGGAGAAGCGGTGGTTAACGCGGCCCAGGTGAATCCGTATGCCTATGCGATCGTGCAGGTGGACTATGCCGGTGCGGGGCGCTATGCGCTGGCTCATGAGATCGGGCACATTCAGGGAGCCCAGCACTATCCAAGCGATGGCCGAATTGATCTACAACGCATACCGTATGCTCAGGGACACCGGTTTGCCGTGTACGGTTGTGCACCGGGCTGCCGTACGCATTACTATGCCACGATCATGAGTGATACCTGGGAGCCGTCCTTTAACATTGCGTACACCCGCATCCGGTACTTTTCAAACCCGAGTGTAACCTATCGAGGGGTGATCACGGGACGCCCGGATCGGAATAACGCCCGCGTGTTGCAGGAAACGGCCAATGTGGTAGCCAACTTTCGGGGCTCAAACGAACTGGGGCTCTCAATTGTTGTTAGTAGCTCCTCCGCGCCGTTGGCCGGAAAATACACCTTTAGCGCGCAAACCTGTAATGCAGCGGGCGCCCTGGCCTACACCTGGCGCGTGAGCACCAATCCCTTTGATCAGGGGCCGATCGTGAGCACCCGCGCCTCATTTACGCGGTATTTGTCGCCCGGAGACTATTTTATCACGCTGGAGGTTCAGAGTAAGAATGGAGGGATGGCCCATGCCGTCTATGCATTAACAGTTTATGAGGCACAGGTGACGGTTGAAGCAAGTCGAGGGACGGTTTTACGGCCAGGAGACCGGTCAATTGAGCGATGAGGCTTCGTTCGGTTGCGATCGGTATGCTGCGAGCATGCGACACTCGCCTGTGTGGACAGAGCTTTATGTTCTGAGAACCTGTATTCATTGGTCAGCAGATCGGCACAGGATCGGAATGGCATGATAATCGAGGGTACAGCCAGCACGATATCAGATCGGTGAACGAAGGAAAGCGCAGAGCGTTTGTTACGGCCGCATGGTACCCAGCAGTGATGCTACGTCGCTTGATGCACCGGTTCTGGGTCGAGCAACGTCCCCATAACGGGTTAACCTACGAAGCCTTCGTAGCAGCCTGGAAGCAGGCATTACAGCAACCTCTTTCAGGACTGGACGCGCAGGCGCGGCGCTACTTGTATTATCGACGATACAACTTTGAACGGGCGCAGCGGGTAACGCAAGCCTATCGTATGTCAGAACGGTTGGCCCGGGCACTGGCGAGCGTTGAGCAGCCGCAGCTCTGGATGGTGCTTACGGAAGACTGGTGTGCCGATTCGGCCTATAGCCTGCCTATCATTGCCGAAGCATCTCGCCGCAATCCACTGATCCAGTTACGTATTCTTCGCCGCGATGAAAACCTGGACATCATGGACCTGTACCTGACGCGCGGCGCCCGGAGCATTCCCAAGCTGGTGGCTTTTGCAGAGGATGGCACGGAGCTGTTCACCTGGGGGCCACGTCCCGCCGAGGCGCAGGCGCTTCGAGATCGACTGCAGGCCGAAGGAATGGATGCCCGGCAGCTGGCACAGGCCCTGATTGACTGGTACGAAGCCGGCGGATGGCAGCACGTTGACGTTGAGCTGGCGGCCTGTCTGGAGCAAGTGCTACCGAGCTACAGCTCCTCGTCGTAGTCCAGATAATGAGGGCGCGGACGAGCTCGGCCAGCCCATCCTTCTGCTGCGGAAGAAGAGGGGGCTGAAGGCGTAGGGTCGCTAAAAGAAACGTAAAGGCGAACTGTCTGCTGCTGAATCATTCGCTGGAGCCGCCGAATCAGATAGCGACGAATCAACGCGCGGGTTGGCGACAATAGACCAAACAATCCCAGTAGATCGGTCAGCACCCCGGGGGTGATCAACAGGGCACCGGCCAGCAGAATGAGTACCCCATCAACAATTTCCTGGCCTGGAAGCTGCCCCTGGGCCAGTCGCTGCTGAAAGGCACGCCAGGTTGCCAGGCCCTCTCGACGCGCCAGATAGCTGCCGACCAGGGCAGTGGCGAAAATCAGACCTACCGTGGACCAGAAGCCGATCCAGCGACCGATCTGCAAGAGCACCGCCAGCTCGATAGCCGGCACGATCAGGAACAGGAAAAACAGGCGGGCACTCATCTATCTTTTAGAAGGCTGGCAGGTAGCACACAAACGGATTCATTCCGGAAAGGATTCCGACGCCTGGAAGGGGCCGGCCTTTCTAACTAAATGGTGTTATATGCCACAGCGGCCTTGTTATCGGAAAGCTCTTCCAGAAGCCTGAGTCGTCCAGCAGATTCATTTACGCGCAGCGGTCGGCGTGGGCGTTTGTGCTGAAGATAAAAGAGGCGATCGGAATGGATACGGCTCATTCCGCCAGCTACAACCTGATGGTGACCTACCTGCAACGACAAAGCAAGCCCGTGCCCGAACGGTTGGCTGTGCCAATACGCAGGGGGGCTAGAGGAGGGAAAAGTATCCGGCGCACCCGAATGGTTGATTCCTGAAACCGAATACCGGCAGGGAGGGCCCTTGGGGCAGGCGGCCGGTGCAGCTAGGAGTAACGCGCATCGGCAGTTTATTTCGAATCCGGGCGGGGTGGCAGTTTGCCGACGGTTGGGATGGGGCGAGCGCCCGGTGGCAGGCGGTCGGCCGGTACGGCTGTTGGCTTGGGGGCAGGGGAAGGTTGGGGCTGCGCTGCCTTGCGGGTTGTTTTCTCGGAGCTTTTCTGCACGAAGTACTGCTCTTCGCGAATGAATTCGTCGGCAAAACCTGCGCGCCGCAGAATGCCACGCACGTTTTCAATCATCTGGGGGTGGCCGCAGGCGTACGCCACCGTGGTCTCGGGCGTAAAGTCTTCGGCCGCGTCCAGATATTTGCGTACAATGTCGTCCACGCGGCCTGTCTCGCCCGGCCATTCCGGATCTTCCCAGGGGCGGCTGACCGTAGGAATGTAGGTAAGCCAATCGACTTCTTCGGAGAGTTGGCGCAGTTCGCGCAGGTACAGGCCCAGCTCCTGGGAGCGACTGGCGCCGTGAATGACCAGGAAGCGGTGGGAAGGAGATTCGCCGCGTTCTACCGCATGCCGTTGGGCGCGAATCATGCTCAGATAGGGAGCAATGCCGGTGACAGTAGCCAGCATGAGATGGCGGGTGCGCTGCGTCTCTAACGTGAAATGGCCTACGATTTTTCGCCGCATCCACATTTCGTCTCCTTCGCGCAGCTCCCAGATGCGCGGGGTCAGCTTGCCATGAGGAACCAGCTCGATAAAGAATTCCAGCAGGGGTTCATGAGGGGCAGAGACAATCGAATAGGCGCGAGGAACCAGCTTTCCTTCGACTTCAAGCGCCAGCGTGGCGTATTGACCAGGCGTGAAGGTTACCGGTTCCTCTGGCTCAAAGCGAAACAGTGCCAGGTCGTCGGTAAAGTCGATGCGTTCTACTAGGCGAACACGACAGAACTTGGCCGTTGGCATGGCAATTTTACGGTCGGTGGACAGAAACCGCTTGCAGGCACGGTAAAACCGTACTTCCTGCTCCACAATAAGACGCAGCCAGCTTTGTGTCAAGAGGGGTTACGCTTCGGGTAGCGTTTCAAGCAGGCGTTCAATCAATTCGACCGCTGAGACGCCGTCTGCGTCAGCCTGAAAGCTGGTGACGACGCGATGCCGCAAGACGGGTACGGCCAGGCGCCGCACGTCGGAGATGAGCGGGGTAGCGCGGCCTTCAAGGGCAGCCAGTGCCTTGGCGCCCAGAATCAGGTACTGCGAGGCGCGGGGGCCTGCACCATAGCTCAGATAGGTGTTGATAAAGTCCGGAGCTTCGGGATGGCCGGGTCTCGTGCGGGTTACTAGGCGCACCGCATATTCAATCACATGATCAGCCACCGGAAGCCGCCGAATCAGGTCCTGAAACGCCAGGAGCTCCTCGCGGCTGATGACCGGAGTAACGGTGGGGAGGGGACCTGACGTGGTATTGCGCACTACGGCTACTTCTTCCTCAAACGAAGGATAGTCGAGCCACAGATTGAGCATGAAGCGGTCAAGCTGGGCTTCTGGAAGCGGATACGTTCCCTCCTGCTCGATAGGGTTTTGCGTGGCCAGCACAAAAAATGGAGGTTCCAGCGGAAAGGTCTGGCCGGCTGCTGTTACGTGCTGTTCTTGCATTGCTTCCAGGAGAGCAGCCTGAGTTTTGGGCGGGGTACGGTTGATTTCGTCGGCCAGTACGATGTGGGCAAAAATGGGTCCTTTGACAAAGCGGAAGATGCGCTGGCCTGTAGTGCGGTCTTCTTCCAGAATTTCGGTCCCCGTGATGTCGCTGGGCATCAGATCAGGGGTAAACTGGATGCGACTGAACTTCAAATCGAGCGCCTGAGCCAGGGTGCGCACCAGCAGCGTTTTCGCCAGGCCGGGGACGCCAATAAGCAGGGCATGGCCCCGTGCCAGCAGGCACACGACAAGCTGCTCAATAATTGCTTCCTGACCCACGATGACTTTGCTAATCTCCCGGCGGAGGCGCACGTACGCTTCGTGGAGGGTTTCCAGGGGGTCGCCGGTGCGAAGAGCGCTTGGAGCAGGCATAGGTAATCCGGAGATCAACGGTGGGCCAGCGTCGAAGTAACAATCTTATGCGGGTAGCGTTCGGCCAGCTTGCGCGCTTTGCCCGCCAGGCGGATGACCACGGACTGGCGGAGTTCATTCAGCCACTGGCGCAGCACCCGCGCTCGCTTTTCCTGGAGTGCTAGCTGTTCAATGCGAGCGTAATCGGTCTCCAGGTTGACGCGGTGGCTGGGCGTAAAACGATCCAGTCGCACAATATGGTATGCGCGACGGCCGTCAAGGAGCACCGCTTCCGCAGGATGGCTGATTTCACCAACTTCCAGCGTGTCAATGGTGCGCTGCCAGGTGGGATCTAGGGCGCTGAGCACCAGATCGCGTTCGCCTGTGCGCGGATCCATTACGCGTCCGCCCTGGGTTGCGGTGGCTTCTTCTTCAGAGTGACGGCGTGCCATCAACTCGAACGGTAGGTTAAACCGCAAAATGGAATCGCGCACCGCTTCCAGGTACGCGATGGCTTCCGAGGGATCGGTCTGGCTTTCGTCGATGCGGATCAGAATGTGGTTAAAATCAATGATATCGCCCTGCCGGCGGTTTACCCGGAGGATATGGACGCCAAAGGGTGTCTCAAAGGGCTGCGAGATTTCTCCAATGGGAATGCGGGCGGCTACTGCTGCAAATTCCGGTACCAGATCAGCCAGACGCGTGTCCGGGATGTGGCCCCCGGCAGCTGCAGAGCCTGGGTCTTCAGAAAAGCGGCGAGCCATGTCTTCGAAGCGAGAGCGGCCGCTGACAATGGAATCCCGAATGGCTGTCGCAATCTCGAAAGCTTCCTGGCGGGCTTTTTCGGAGGGACGGGGGTATCGCACAATATGGCTCAGACGTACCAGGTCGGGCAGCGTGGGCAATGAATCCGTAGGGAACTGTTCGAACCAGGCGCGCACCTCTGAAGGCGTAATGCGAATCTGCTGCAGCTTTCGGTTACGGAACGTTTCGGCCAGCATCTGCTCTCGAAAGTCCTCGCGCAGCTCCGCTTTCAACTGGGTGAGCGTCTTGCCATAGATTTCTTCGAGGCGCGCCTGGCCGCCCACCTGTTGCATAAGTTGATTAAGACGCTCCTCGAGCGCCTGCTCCACGCGGTCGTCTGAGATCTGGATGGTGGTGTCGCGACGGGCATGCTCGGCCAGTACCTTTTGATCAATAAGCTGGTTAAGGGCTTCCAGCCAGAGTTCGTCCGAATACGCCTGACGCTGCTGTTGCAGGTAGCCTGCCAGAAACGCATCAACTTCTGAGCGCAGGATCAACTCGTTGCCTACAATGGCCACGATTTCATCAAGCACCCGATCTTCTGCAGCAGGCGACTGGGCCAGCCCCGGGCCAGGCAACAGCAGCAGAATAAACGGCAATAACCGACGCATGCGTCTTGTGGCTTGCTCAGGGACAGGCAGAGCGTGCAGGTGCGCTATTGCTGGTACAATTCCAGTTCACCCCGCACGCGCGCTTCATTGCGCAGGCGTTGAACCAGACGGGCATAGATCTGTTTCCGGGCCTGGATGCGAGCCTGGTGGGCTACTTCGTCGTAAATCCAGCGCAATTCTGGAATGGTACCGATGGGCAGGCGTTCTACAAGCTGGAGCACATGGTAGTGGCCTTCGATTTCGATAAGGGAAGCCAACTCGCCGTTACGCAGGCGTTGTAATGCTTCGCGCAGCGGAGTGAGCACGGCCGCGGTAAAGAGGCGAGATTCAGGGAAGTAGCGGCTGGCAAGCAGGCGGGCTTCTTCTGGGTTATCTGCGTAGCGTGCCACAAGCGCGTCCCAGAGGGAGTCTGAAACGGCTTCGGCCTCCTGCAGCGTCTGGTGGACGGTCCGGGCATCCTGCGCGCGCGTGGTGTGCAGGTAACGGACGCGTACGTAGGGCTCTCGCAGCCGGAGCTGCTCTTTGTAGCGTTCGTAATAGGCCTGCACCTCAGAAGGATCTGGTTGGCGGGCAGTGCTCGCTTCTTCTTCCTGGTAGATGCGGTCAAGCAGCGCACTGATCAAAACAGAGCGCTCGTTTTCTTCGAGCAGCCGTTGCACCTCAGGGTCGTCGCGAAGACCGCGCCGCAAAGCTTCCTGATAGAGCAACTGGTTCGTAATCCATTGCTCAATTACCTGCTGGCTGGCTTCTGTTGAATCCATCTGCACGGGCAGAAGCTGGAGCGCACGGGACAGTTCGTCGCGCGTCAGGTAGGCCTGTCCTACGCGCGCCACTACGTCGGGAGGAGGCGGTTTTTGCTGGCATCCGACCCCGCTCAGCAGGACCAGTCCAAAAAGCAGCATCCGTTTCATTGGTGCGTATTGGTTAGGATTCGGCGTTCGGCAGCGAAGGCCTGGCGAAGACGTTCCGGAAAGAGGCGAACGCCATAGCGTGCGCGTAATGCGCGGTCCAGGCGTGCTTCCAGCACCTTCTGGTAGGCGCTGAGCACATCCGCACGGGCTTCCTGGAACGTCTTAAGGCGCGGTGGCTCGCGACCATCATGGTAAAGAAGCAGGTAGCCGTTCCCGGAGCGAAACGGTTCGGTGTACCGGCCAGCTTCCAGGTGTAGCACACGGTCATAGATAGAACCTGTGGGGCGTGCAATGTGCACGGTATCGATGGTAACATTTGCACTGGTATCGGAGGTCAGTTCAGCAATTAATTGAGCTACCGGTACACCGCGCTGGAGTGGTTCATAAACCCGTTGCACCAGGGTGGAGTCATGCGGGCTTCGAAAGCTGAGCACGCGCGTGCGTTCCGGAAAAACAAATTCGGAAGCATGTGCTTCGTAATAAGCGCGCAGCCCGGCCGTGTCGCGTTCAGATGCTTTCCAGACAGCCTCTTCCAGCAGCTTGAAGGCTAGCAATCCATCGACAAAGTGGCGCATGGTGCGCTGAAATTCCGGATCTGCAGCGGCCCTGCGCAGGGCTTCATAGTTGAGCAACCGGTCATCCAGAAAACGATTGACGGCCCGTAGCAGCCGCTCCCGAGCAATCGTGTCCCGGCGTGCGGTGCGGCGCAGCAGATTATGCTGGTTGACATAGGCAACGAAGTCGGCCAGCGTGTACGTAGAATCTTCAATAGTGGCGAACGTCTGATAGAGATTAAGCGCTCCCAGCTTGCGCTGGCGCACGCGCAGGGCCAGCGTGTCGGGATGAGCAGCTACCTGCAACAGTTGGAAAAGACGGGCAGTGTCGAGATGCACGCTCAGGCGCTGGCGAAGCCGTTGCACAAATTGTTTGCGGGCGGCCTGAAGCCGACCCAGACGTTCCGCAACGGTTAGCAAGGTGTCATACGCCGCTTCGAAGGTGGGGGGAAGCGGGCGTCGATCGGTGAGCTGGAAGATATGTAGTCCAAAAGAAGTGGAGGTAACGTGCGACACGTCCCCGATTTTTTTCAGAGAAAAGAGGGTGTCGCGCACTGCTGTTGGCAGCGGTTGGGCAAAGCTCAGGTAGCCCAGGTCGCCTCCTCGGTTTTTTGTGCGCCAGTCTTCCGAATAGCGGCGGGCCAGTTCTGCAAAGTCAGCTTTGTCCTGGAGGACGAGCAAGCGCAGGCTGTCAAGCAGGCGGTGCGCGCGCGCCGAGTCTTCTGGAGTCGGCTCTGGAGTGATCATAATGTGGGCAGCGCGCACGTCAGGCGGAGCGGGCTGTCGGGCGTGCACCTTGAGTACATGATAGCCAAAACGCGTGCGAAAAATGGGCGACAGTTCACCTACGGGGGTGTTGAAGGCATAGGTCTCCATGGGCTCAATAGTCTGACCCATTTTGATCCAGCCAATGCGTCCCCAGCCTCCTCGCGTCGTAGGAGACGACCTGGCTGACGGATCGTCTGAATGGCGGAAGGCGATTTCATTGAAGTCGGCTCCCTGGCGGATCGAGTCGAGCAAGGCCTGCAAGCGCCGGTAAGCGGCCAGCGTGTCGGCCGGGGTAGCGTTCGGGGGCACGCGCACAAAGATGTGACTGATATCTACCATGTCGGGCATGCGCTGGTAGAGCGTGCGCAGCAAGGGCTCGACCACTTCCCGGCGTATGAGGTAACTGCGGGCCAGTTCGATTCGGTAGGCCTCTACTTCAGCTATGAGGGCAGCGTCGCGCTCGTAGCCTCGGGTGCGGGCTTCCTGAACGCGCAGGCGATAGTTCACGTAACGTTCGAGAAAGTCGCGATAGGCTTCCAGTGAGTCGTCGGCCGCTTCCAGTCTACTCCCGACGGAGCGGGCATACTGGGCCTCAAACGTGGCCAGATCGATCACTTCTGAACCGGCAATAGCCACCACGCTGGTATCCTCAACCGGATGAGGCGACACCGTGCGGCATCCGGTCGCAAGGATCAGCCAACTTCCGACCAGC
Proteins encoded in this region:
- a CDS encoding M12 family metallo-peptidase, whose product is MRPIRLILRVLLQGFWLIFPTAVLQAQPLPLFEVQAVVIDALPSQVRQRWQVLQRLPMVSRLQVVRLPAQLWHYRSFTLAVDAAGRLVPGRTGSAELTVRRGALSVLSEEAVAWNGQIYAGAERVGEVSLVVLRTGAVTGQVVLGSQEYWVRPLGGRLHALATIDPSKYPRQRRGRLLYAGGKRARAEKQIDTAGTRLVQETTRLQARCGPGIVRVLVLYTPEAAQGRDIDGIIYAAINDANQAYRNSQIHNLELRLAHKQLFSFEVTGYYPDDDAKALSQDPRAQALRDQHEADVVVLLIDSARNEWGRGVLGAVPKEAILLHGSSGEAVVNAAQVNPYAYAIVQVDYAGAGRYALAHEIGHIQGAQHYPSDGRIDLQRIPYAQGHRFAVYGCAPGCRTHYYATIMSDTWEPSFNIAYTRIRYFSNPSVTYRGVITGRPDRNNARVLQETANVVANFRGSNELGLSIVVSSSSAPLAGKYTFSAQTCNAAGALAYTWRVSTNPFDQGPIVSTRASFTRYLSPGDYFITLEVQSKNGGMAHAVYALTVYEAQVTVEASRGTVLRPGDRSIER
- a CDS encoding thioredoxin family protein; its protein translation is MLRRLMHRFWVEQRPHNGLTYEAFVAAWKQALQQPLSGLDAQARRYLYYRRYNFERAQRVTQAYRMSERLARALASVEQPQLWMVLTEDWCADSAYSLPIIAEASRRNPLIQLRILRRDENLDIMDLYLTRGARSIPKLVAFAEDGTELFTWGPRPAEAQALRDRLQAEGMDARQLAQALIDWYEAGGWQHVDVELAACLEQVLPSYSSSS
- a CDS encoding FxsA family protein, producing the protein MSARLFFLFLIVPAIELAVLLQIGRWIGFWSTVGLIFATALVGSYLARREGLATWRAFQQRLAQGQLPGQEIVDGVLILLAGALLITPGVLTDLLGLFGLLSPTRALIRRYLIRRLQRMIQQQTVRLYVSFSDPTPSAPSSSAAEGWAGRARPRPHYLDYDEEL
- a CDS encoding ferredoxin--NADP reductase; the protein is MPTAKFCRVRLVERIDFTDDLALFRFEPEEPVTFTPGQYATLALEVEGKLVPRAYSIVSAPHEPLLEFFIELVPHGKLTPRIWELREGDEMWMRRKIVGHFTLETQRTRHLMLATVTGIAPYLSMIRAQRHAVERGESPSHRFLVIHGASRSQELGLYLRELRQLSEEVDWLTYIPTVSRPWEDPEWPGETGRVDDIVRKYLDAAEDFTPETTVAYACGHPQMIENVRGILRRAGFADEFIREEQYFVQKSSEKTTRKAAQPQPSPAPKPTAVPADRLPPGARPIPTVGKLPPRPDSK
- a CDS encoding AAA family ATPase — translated: MPAPSALRTGDPLETLHEAYVRLRREISKVIVGQEAIIEQLVVCLLARGHALLIGVPGLAKTLLVRTLAQALDLKFSRIQFTPDLMPSDITGTEILEEDRTTGQRIFRFVKGPIFAHIVLADEINRTPPKTQAALLEAMQEQHVTAAGQTFPLEPPFFVLATQNPIEQEGTYPLPEAQLDRFMLNLWLDYPSFEEEVAVVRNTTSGPLPTVTPVISREELLAFQDLIRRLPVADHVIEYAVRLVTRTRPGHPEAPDFINTYLSYGAGPRASQYLILGAKALAALEGRATPLISDVRRLAVPVLRHRVVTSFQADADGVSAVELIERLLETLPEA
- a CDS encoding peptidylprolyl isomerase, with product MRRLLPFILLLLPGPGLAQSPAAEDRVLDEIVAIVGNELILRSEVDAFLAGYLQQQRQAYSDELWLEALNQLIDQKVLAEHARRDTTIQISDDRVEQALEERLNQLMQQVGGQARLEEIYGKTLTQLKAELREDFREQMLAETFRNRKLQQIRITPSEVRAWFEQFPTDSLPTLPDLVRLSHIVRYPRPSEKARQEAFEIATAIRDSIVSGRSRFEDMARRFSEDPGSAAAGGHIPDTRLADLVPEFAAVAARIPIGEISQPFETPFGVHILRVNRRQGDIIDFNHILIRIDESQTDPSEAIAYLEAVRDSILRFNLPFELMARRHSEEEATATQGGRVMDPRTGERDLVLSALDPTWQRTIDTLEVGEISHPAEAVLLDGRRAYHIVRLDRFTPSHRVNLETDYARIEQLALQEKRARVLRQWLNELRQSVVIRLAGKARKLAERYPHKIVTSTLAHR
- a CDS encoding peptidylprolyl isomerase codes for the protein MKRMLLFGLVLLSGVGCQQKPPPPDVVARVGQAYLTRDELSRALQLLPVQMDSTEASQQVIEQWITNQLLYQEALRRGLRDDPEVQRLLEENERSVLISALLDRIYQEEEASTARQPDPSEVQAYYERYKEQLRLREPYVRVRYLHTTRAQDARTVHQTLQEAEAVSDSLWDALVARYADNPEEARLLASRYFPESRLFTAAVLTPLREALQRLRNGELASLIEIEGHYHVLQLVERLPIGTIPELRWIYDEVAHQARIQARKQIYARLVQRLRNEARVRGELELYQQ
- a CDS encoding peptidylprolyl isomerase, giving the protein MRTICLLVGSWLILATGCRTVSPHPVEDTSVVAIAGSEVIDLATFEAQYARSVGSRLEAADDSLEAYRDFLERYVNYRLRVQEARTRGYERDAALIAEVEAYRIELARSYLIRREVVEPLLRTLYQRMPDMVDISHIFVRVPPNATPADTLAAYRRLQALLDSIRQGADFNEIAFRHSDDPSARSSPTTRGGWGRIGWIKMGQTIEPMETYAFNTPVGELSPIFRTRFGYHVLKVHARQPAPPDVRAAHIMITPEPTPEDSARAHRLLDSLRLLVLQDKADFAELARRYSEDWRTKNRGGDLGYLSFAQPLPTAVRDTLFSLKKIGDVSHVTSTSFGLHIFQLTDRRPLPPTFEAAYDTLLTVAERLGRLQAARKQFVQRLRQRLSVHLDTARLFQLLQVAAHPDTLALRVRQRKLGALNLYQTFATIEDSTYTLADFVAYVNQHNLLRRTARRDTIARERLLRAVNRFLDDRLLNYEALRRAAADPEFQRTMRHFVDGLLAFKLLEEAVWKASERDTAGLRAYYEAHASEFVFPERTRVLSFRSPHDSTLVQRVYEPLQRGVPVAQLIAELTSDTSANVTIDTVHIARPTGSIYDRVLHLEAGRYTEPFRSGNGYLLLYHDGREPPRLKTFQEARADVLSAYQKVLEARLDRALRARYGVRLFPERLRQAFAAERRILTNTHQ